In Nitrososphaerota archaeon, one genomic interval encodes:
- the sufC gene encoding Fe-S cluster assembly ATPase SufC, giving the protein MKLDILDLHVEVAGKEVIKGLNLSVAQGEVHALMGPNGSGKSTLAHTVMGHPKYKVTRGDILLDGESILGLTPDQRAKRGLFLAFQYPYEVSGITVTTFLKAAYTALRNGGEKEKQSMISYLEFRKLLREKLKALKIEESFADRYLNEGFSGGEKKKCEILQMAVLKPKIALLDETDSGLDVDALKIVAEGVNSLLGPDLGVLLITHYHRILNYIKPRYVHVMMDGRIVKSGGEELAYLLEEKGYDWLKEAVSSSQQT; this is encoded by the coding sequence TTGAAACTTGATATACTGGATCTTCACGTCGAAGTCGCGGGCAAAGAGGTCATAAAAGGGCTAAACCTATCAGTCGCTCAAGGTGAAGTCCATGCGCTTATGGGTCCAAACGGCTCTGGCAAAAGCACATTAGCTCACACAGTGATGGGTCATCCAAAGTATAAGGTAACTAGAGGCGATATTTTGTTAGATGGTGAATCAATATTAGGTCTCACTCCAGATCAGCGAGCTAAAAGGGGGCTATTTCTAGCCTTCCAATATCCTTACGAAGTTTCTGGCATCACGGTTACAACCTTTTTGAAGGCGGCATACACAGCTTTGCGCAACGGCGGTGAAAAAGAGAAGCAGAGCATGATTTCATACCTTGAGTTTCGAAAACTATTGAGAGAGAAGCTGAAGGCTTTGAAGATTGAGGAGTCATTTGCTGATCGCTATCTTAACGAAGGTTTTTCAGGCGGGGAGAAGAAGAAGTGTGAGATTCTCCAAATGGCTGTTCTGAAGCCTAAGATAGCGCTTTTAGACGAGACCGATTCTGGTTTAGATGTAGATGCTTTAAAGATCGTTGCAGAGGGTGTTAATTCGTTGCTAGGCCCTGATCTCGGTGTGTTACTGATCACACACTACCACCGCATACTCAACTACATAAAACCAAGGTATGTCCACGTGATGATGGATGGCAGAATAGTAAAATCGGGCGGCGAAGAATTAGCTTATCTGCTAGAGGAAAAGGGTTATGACTGGCTGAAAGAAGCAGTATCCAGTAGCCAACAAACCTAA
- the sufB gene encoding Fe-S cluster assembly protein SufB: MEPAKLFEEYKYDFKDPIDQYVHISQKGLSRKVVEEISAIKNEPSWMLEYRLKAYEHFLERPMPMWGADLSNINFDNIRYYVKATERVGRSWDEVPEQIKRTFERLGIPEAERKFLAGVGAQYESEVIYHSIKKDLAEKGVIFTDMDSGLREYPEIVKKYFGKVVPYNDNKFAALNSAVWSGGSFIYVPEGVEVNIPLQAYFRINVMNMGQFERTLIIAEPNSKVHYIEGCTAPIYSSDSLHAAVVEIIAKKGAHVRYTTLQNWSKDIYNLVTKRAHAYEDATVEWIDANAGSKVTMKYPSVYLLGRRAKAEIISVAFANTGQHIDSGAKVVHLAPETTSKITSKSVSKGGGRTTYRGLLYVGKGAYGVKASVRCDALLVDDHSRTDTYPYNEVYEDDATITHEATVGKIGEDQLFYLMSRGIPEQEALSLVVTGFFSSFTKHLPMEYAVEFNRLIELEMSGTVG; this comes from the coding sequence ATGGAACCAGCAAAACTGTTTGAAGAATACAAATACGACTTCAAAGACCCTATTGATCAATACGTTCACATAAGCCAAAAGGGGCTCTCTAGGAAGGTAGTGGAAGAAATCTCTGCTATTAAGAATGAACCATCTTGGATGCTGGAGTATAGGCTGAAAGCATATGAACACTTTCTGGAGAGGCCGATGCCCATGTGGGGTGCTGACCTATCAAACATAAACTTCGACAATATACGCTACTATGTCAAGGCGACTGAGCGCGTAGGACGATCTTGGGACGAAGTCCCGGAACAGATCAAGAGAACTTTTGAAAGGTTGGGCATACCGGAGGCTGAGAGGAAGTTTCTAGCAGGGGTTGGTGCTCAATATGAATCTGAAGTCATCTACCATAGCATAAAGAAGGATCTCGCGGAGAAGGGTGTAATATTTACTGATATGGATAGCGGTCTTAGAGAATATCCGGAAATCGTCAAGAAATATTTTGGTAAGGTGGTTCCTTACAATGATAATAAGTTTGCCGCGCTTAACAGCGCCGTGTGGAGCGGGGGGAGCTTCATTTACGTCCCAGAGGGTGTTGAAGTAAACATACCGCTTCAAGCATACTTCAGAATCAACGTAATGAACATGGGGCAGTTTGAGAGAACCTTAATTATAGCGGAACCGAACAGTAAGGTGCATTATATAGAAGGGTGTACTGCACCAATCTATTCTTCAGACTCCCTACATGCAGCTGTGGTTGAGATTATAGCAAAGAAGGGTGCGCACGTAAGATACACCACGCTTCAAAACTGGTCTAAGGATATTTACAATTTAGTGACTAAGAGAGCGCACGCTTACGAAGATGCTACTGTCGAGTGGATTGACGCAAACGCCGGTAGCAAAGTTACTATGAAGTACCCTTCGGTCTATCTTTTAGGTCGGAGGGCTAAAGCTGAGATAATTTCTGTTGCGTTCGCTAACACCGGGCAGCACATTGATTCTGGTGCAAAGGTGGTGCATTTGGCACCCGAAACAACCTCCAAGATAACTTCCAAGTCTGTTTCTAAAGGAGGTGGGAGAACAACATACAGAGGGCTGCTTTACGTGGGTAAGGGCGCATATGGTGTCAAAGCAAGTGTAAGGTGTGACGCCTTACTTGTAGACGACCACTCTAGAACAGACACTTATCCATATAATGAGGTTTATGAGGATGATGCGACCATAACACATGAGGCTACCGTAGGCAAGATAGGTGAGGACCAGCTCTTCTACTTGATGAGCAGAGGCATACCAGAACAGGAAGCCCTGAGTCTAGTAGTGACAGGATTCTTCAGCTCATTCACAAAGCATCTTCCGATGGAGTATGCCGTTGAATTCAACAGATTGATAGAGCTGGAGATGTCTGGAACGGTAGGTTAG
- a CDS encoding nucleotidyltransferase domain-containing protein — protein MSHRILVKRALQRRAVFNKLQEHLQIIKTVVQSLDPDAEVYLFGSVAEGRSNLSSDIDILIVTKTDPATVHLELWRAGVKEPFEIHVHTKDEAAFFVGRVKLLKV, from the coding sequence ATCTCACACAGAATTCTAGTTAAGAGAGCGTTACAGAGAAGGGCGGTATTCAATAAGCTCCAAGAACACCTTCAGATAATAAAGACGGTAGTTCAAAGTCTTGATCCGGACGCTGAAGTCTACCTTTTCGGCTCTGTCGCTGAGGGTAGAAGTAACCTATCAAGCGACATCGACATACTGATAGTAACTAAGACGGATCCGGCTACCGTGCATTTGGAGCTGTGGAGGGCCGGTGTGAAAGAGCCGTTTGAGATCCATGTGCATACAAAGGATGAGGCTGCTTTCTTCGTTGGTAGGGTCAAACTTCTTAAGGTCTAG
- a CDS encoding 2TM domain-containing protein, giving the protein MEKEEARRGFIAHLVIYILVNIMLIAINLIYVPGELWFFYPLIGWGIGVAMHYLFGVRWLENTLIEKEAKAEYRAREGK; this is encoded by the coding sequence ATGGAGAAAGAGGAGGCTAGAAGAGGCTTCATCGCACATCTAGTAATCTATATTCTAGTCAACATTATGTTAATCGCCATCAATTTAATCTACGTTCCTGGAGAATTGTGGTTTTTCTACCCGCTCATAGGCTGGGGTATAGGTGTAGCTATGCACTACCTCTTTGGCGTGCGATGGCTTGAGAATACGCTTATAGAGAAAGAAGCCAAGGCGGAATATCGAGCTAGAGAAGGCAAATAA
- a CDS encoding HEPN domain-containing protein has protein sequence MSKKEEEKNLLKRAERFLETAEYQLKRGFYDLAVFSLEQALQLFLKAKLLANGVDYPRTHSVRSLLEALMEVAEEDRAVIKRILDTHLMDFGVLEDAYITSRYVMREFRREEAERLGRVVKEVIRDLTQNSS, from the coding sequence TTGAGCAAAAAAGAGGAAGAAAAGAACTTGTTAAAGAGGGCGGAGCGTTTTCTCGAGACTGCAGAGTACCAGTTGAAACGAGGTTTTTATGACCTTGCGGTCTTCAGCCTCGAGCAGGCGCTTCAACTCTTTCTTAAGGCGAAGCTCTTGGCTAATGGTGTTGACTACCCTAGGACGCACAGTGTTAGGTCGTTACTGGAAGCACTTATGGAGGTCGCTGAAGAAGATAGGGCTGTTATAAAACGTATTCTAGATACGCATTTGATGGATTTTGGTGTCCTCGAGGACGCATATATTACATCGAGGTATGTTATGAGAGAGTTTAGGAGGGAGGAAGCTGAAAGATTAGGTAGAGTCGTTAAAGAGGTGATAAGAGATCTCACACAGAATTCTAGTTAA
- a CDS encoding SufD family Fe-S cluster assembly protein: protein MTLKLIEDISRRLDEGKEELAKRLESYDRFLKLPLETSPLYVKYVDPKLAEVDLSTLKEADSHIDWPIPSNVAQILYNGKCVVRLSAEGVRLQTIGGIKERVDGVDYSRLTLGEDRFSALIQALYTSGHILIVEKNTVIEEPIHLVSLVDRSLVARNLIILGEGSAIKVVEEIYSPNPFEGNVFFAYSNEIKLSENSSLELTTIQAAAPLSKLYNIRRTSLGRNASLDWVTAYLGGAYQLARVEHRLVEEYASVKDTHISLLTSNQVFDLTTDLIHQSQKTSGSIVARLALKDSSKAIAKGMIRIPFEGKQSNAYLSQHAIMLSPSAAGITIPGLEILTNDVKATHSSSVSQLDEDQIFYMMSRGLNKEEAIKMLTLGFFEHALVRIKRQSVKEGVRHMLDEKWRGRLATFKPIETAPPRVEKSGAEDIFEGHYKYR from the coding sequence TTGACGCTCAAACTGATAGAAGACATCTCTAGAAGGCTAGATGAGGGGAAAGAAGAGCTAGCCAAGAGGTTGGAGAGCTATGACCGCTTTTTAAAACTCCCGTTAGAGACTTCACCGCTCTATGTCAAGTATGTTGACCCGAAGTTAGCTGAGGTGGATCTTAGCACCTTAAAGGAAGCAGATAGCCACATTGATTGGCCTATCCCATCAAATGTAGCGCAGATACTCTATAACGGGAAATGTGTGGTTAGGCTTAGTGCTGAGGGTGTAAGGCTTCAGACGATCGGCGGTATCAAGGAAAGAGTTGATGGTGTTGATTATAGTCGCCTAACCCTTGGCGAAGATAGGTTTTCAGCCCTAATACAAGCGCTTTATACGAGCGGGCACATTCTCATAGTTGAGAAGAACACGGTTATTGAAGAGCCGATACACCTCGTTTCACTGGTGGACAGATCGCTTGTAGCTCGCAACCTTATTATCTTAGGCGAAGGTTCGGCGATAAAGGTAGTAGAGGAAATCTATTCACCGAACCCATTTGAGGGTAATGTTTTCTTCGCTTATAGTAACGAGATCAAACTGAGTGAGAACTCGTCGCTAGAATTAACCACCATACAGGCAGCCGCTCCACTATCTAAACTATACAACATTAGGAGGACATCTCTGGGGAGGAACGCATCTCTAGACTGGGTGACAGCATATTTGGGTGGAGCTTACCAGCTGGCACGGGTAGAGCATAGATTAGTAGAGGAATACGCATCGGTCAAAGATACCCACATATCTCTGCTAACCAGTAATCAAGTATTCGATTTAACGACAGATCTCATTCATCAATCCCAAAAGACAAGTGGAAGCATAGTTGCTAGGTTGGCGCTAAAAGACAGCAGCAAAGCTATAGCAAAAGGGATGATAAGGATACCATTTGAGGGCAAGCAGTCTAACGCTTACTTATCACAACACGCCATAATGCTAAGCCCAAGCGCAGCAGGCATAACCATACCCGGGTTAGAGATTTTGACGAACGATGTTAAAGCCACACATTCATCTTCCGTCTCACAGCTTGATGAAGACCAGATCTTCTATATGATGAGTAGGGGGCTGAATAAGGAAGAGGCTATCAAGATGCTCACACTCGGCTTCTTTGAACACGCATTAGTGAGAATAAAGCGGCAGAGCGTAAAGGAGGGTGTACGGCATATGCTTGATGAAAAGTGGCGCGGTAGGCTGGCAACCTTTAAACCGATAGAAACAGCACCTCCTAGAGTCGAAAAGAGCGGAGCAGAAGATATCTTCGAAGGACACTATAAGTATAGGTGA
- a CDS encoding non-heme iron oxygenase ferredoxin subunit: MKKVVARLSEISDGEIKVVDVDGEEAILVRSQGRVYALSRYCSHEKADLSTGFLAEDRLVCPLHLSQFDLASGVALSPPATEPLKSYSVEVVGDDILLDI; encoded by the coding sequence TTGAAGAAGGTTGTCGCTAGGCTGAGTGAAATAAGTGATGGTGAAATCAAAGTAGTAGATGTTGATGGTGAGGAGGCTATACTTGTTAGGAGCCAGGGAAGAGTTTACGCCCTTTCACGATACTGCTCACATGAGAAAGCAGACCTTTCAACCGGATTCTTGGCAGAGGATAGGTTGGTCTGCCCTCTACATCTATCACAATTTGATCTTGCTTCTGGTGTGGCTTTATCCCCTCCTGCTACCGAGCCGCTTAAGTCATATTCGGTAGAGGTGGTTGGTGATGACATTCTTCTGGATATTTGA